In one window of Natator depressus isolate rNatDep1 chromosome 12, rNatDep2.hap1, whole genome shotgun sequence DNA:
- the VPS9D1 gene encoding VPS9 domain-containing protein 1 isoform X4, producing MLKLAEQCLERAKSSTAVLGKVKPAAHERGPSPAPISRHRRVFSDEGGKLSPFLPPEIFQKLQITKAQGTKKELTPLEEASLQNQKLRAAYEARVARLNPSQAVQKTSLTLTLQRQMMENLVIAKAREETLQRKMEERRLRLQEAANRRFSSNIALTPEEQEQRALYAAILEYEQDHEWPKLWKAKLKKNPTDLSLVSGLISHLLSFPEHPIPQLLTKLQHAIYSRLYPIVSQNLADLSTASRGFSSLLLDAEGLLTPAPGGRKLRSSQSLYCMASVQENKVNLQHSLSTAPLSEDLATESSPQEGTAARLADRESSFEDLERFLAAPESWPTGPPAEPQAPAEKRASLQEQLKAIVKDIHNSLDRLLSLALLAFEGLNTASSKDQCLARIEEAFFSPLWAPLLALYRRVYQAREVALSRSMERHRNMPPSEIGVSANLFPQDGEGRVAGSYPYSTAVQELGLILLESCPQRKLECIVRALRVICECAEEYCTARESWPQPGSAAIGADDLLPILSYVVLKSDLPQLVAECAALEEFIHEGYLIGEEGYCLTSLQSALSYVESLHGGVLVK from the exons ATGCTGAAGCTCGCTGAGCAGTGCTTGGAGCGAGCCAAGTCCAGCACCGCTGTGCTTG ggAAGGTGAAGCCAGCAGCCCACGAGAggggccccagccctgctcccatctCTAGGCACCGCAGGGTCTTCTCAGATGAGGGGGGGAAGctgtctcccttcctccccccggaGATCTTCCAGAAGCTGCAGATCACCAAAGCTCAGGGCACTAAAAA GGAGCTCACCCCGCTGGAGGAGGCATCGCTGCAGAACCAGAAGCTGAGAGCTGCTTACGAGGCCCGGGTGGCACGGCTGAACCCCAGCCAGGCTGTGCAGAAGACTTCCCTG ACGCTGACCCTTCAGCGGCAGATGATGGAGAACCTGGTGATTGCCAAAGCCCGGGAGGAGACG cttcagaggaagatggagGAGCGCAGGCTGCGGCTGCAGGAAGCTGCCAACAG GAGGTTCTCCAGCAACATCGCCCTCACCCCCGAGGAGCAGGAGCAAAGGGCGCTCTATGCTGCCATCCTGGAGTACGAGCAAGATCAT GAGTGGCCGAAGCTCTGGAAAGCCAAGCTGAAGAAGAACCCGACAGATCTCTCTCTGGTGTCCGGCCTCATCTCCCACCTCCTCAG CTTCCCCGAGCACCCCATTCCCCAGCTGTTGACGAAACTCCAGCATGCGATCTACAGCAGGCTCTACCCCATTGTGAGCCAGAACCTCGCTGACCTCAGCACTGCTTCCAGgggcttctcctccctcttgcTGGATGCTGAGGGACTGTTGACACCAGCACCTGGGGGCCGGAAACTgaggtcctcccagagcctgtactgCATGGCCTCCGTCCAGGAGAACAAGGTGAACTTGCAACACAGCCTGTCCACGGCGCCCCTGAGTGAGGACCTGGCAACAGAGAGCAGCCCGCAGGAAGGGACGGCTGCCCGCCTGGCCGACAGAGAGAGCTCCTTTGAGGACCTGGAACGGTTCCTGGCAGCGCCCGAGAGCTGGCCCACTGGCCCcccagcggagccccaggccccagctgagaAGAGGGCCTCTCTGCAGGAGCAGCTGAAAGCCATCGTGAAGGACATTCACAACTCATTGG acaggctgctctccctggccctgctggCTTTTGAGGGCCTGAACACCGCCTCCTCCAAGGACCAGTGCCTGGCGCGCATTGAGGAAGCCTTCTTCTCGCCTCTCTGGGCCCCCCTGCTAGCCCTCTACAG GAGGGTCTACCAGGCCCGGGAGGTGGCCCTGTCCAGGAGCATGGAGCGCCACAGGAACATGCCCCCTTCGGAAATAGGCGTCTCCGCTAACCTCTTCCCCCAGGACGGCGAGGGCCGCGTTGCAGGTTCCTACCCTTACAGCACGGCggtgcaggagctggggctgatCCTTCTGGAGAGCTGCCCGCAGAGGAAGCTGGAGTGCATTG TGCGAGCCCTTCGTGTCATCTGCGAGTGTGCCGAGGAGTACTGCACTGCCCGGGAAAGCTGGCCCCAGCCCGGGTCCGCAGCCAT TGGTGCCGACGACCTCTTGCCCATCCTGTCCTACGTGGTGCTGAAGAGCGACCTCCCCCAGCTGGTGGCGGAGTGTGCGGCGCTGGAGGAGTTTATCCACGAAGG GTACCTGATCGGCGAGGAGGGTTACTGCCTGACATCCCTGCAGAGTGCTCTGTCCTATGTGGAGTCCTTGCACGGGGGAGTCCTGGTGAAGTAA
- the VPS9D1 gene encoding VPS9 domain-containing protein 1 isoform X3, translated as MAAGGDGAVKPLQSAMKLAAGAIELDTGNRPREAYVEYLKSISYISQALLEEAAKGGSDAVTPDTPKMLKLAEQCLERAKSSTAVLGKVKPAAHERGPSPAPISRHRRVFSDEGGKLSPFLPPEIFQKLQITKAQGTKKELTPLEEASLQNQKLRAAYEARVARLNPSQAVQKTSLTLTLQRQMMENLVIAKAREETLQRKMEERRLRLQEAANRRFSSNIALTPEEQEQRALYAAILEYEQDHEWPKLWKAKLKKNPTDLSLVSGLISHLLRGFSSLLLDAEGLLTPAPGGRKLRSSQSLYCMASVQENKVNLQHSLSTAPLSEDLATESSPQEGTAARLADRESSFEDLERFLAAPESWPTGPPAEPQAPAEKRASLQEQLKAIVKDIHNSLDRLLSLALLAFEGLNTASSKDQCLARIEEAFFSPLWAPLLALYRRVYQAREVALSRSMERHRNMPPSEIGVSANLFPQDGEGRVAGSYPYSTAVQELGLILLESCPQRKLECIVRALRVICECAEEYCTARESWPQPGSAAIGADDLLPILSYVVLKSDLPQLVAECAALEEFIHEGYLIGEEGYCLTSLQSALSYVESLHGGVLVK; from the exons ATGGCCGCCGGCGGGGACGGGGCTGTGAAGCCGCTGCAAAGCGCCATGAAGCTGGCGGCCGGGGCGATCGAGCTGGACACCGGGAACCGGCCGCGG GAGGCCTACGTGGAGTACCTGAAGAGCATCAGCTACATTTCCCAGGCCCTGCTGGAGGAAGCAGCGAAAG GTGGGAGCGATGCCGTGACACCCGACACCCCAAAGATGCTGAAGCTCGCTGAGCAGTGCTTGGAGCGAGCCAAGTCCAGCACCGCTGTGCTTG ggAAGGTGAAGCCAGCAGCCCACGAGAggggccccagccctgctcccatctCTAGGCACCGCAGGGTCTTCTCAGATGAGGGGGGGAAGctgtctcccttcctccccccggaGATCTTCCAGAAGCTGCAGATCACCAAAGCTCAGGGCACTAAAAA GGAGCTCACCCCGCTGGAGGAGGCATCGCTGCAGAACCAGAAGCTGAGAGCTGCTTACGAGGCCCGGGTGGCACGGCTGAACCCCAGCCAGGCTGTGCAGAAGACTTCCCTG ACGCTGACCCTTCAGCGGCAGATGATGGAGAACCTGGTGATTGCCAAAGCCCGGGAGGAGACG cttcagaggaagatggagGAGCGCAGGCTGCGGCTGCAGGAAGCTGCCAACAG GAGGTTCTCCAGCAACATCGCCCTCACCCCCGAGGAGCAGGAGCAAAGGGCGCTCTATGCTGCCATCCTGGAGTACGAGCAAGATCAT GAGTGGCCGAAGCTCTGGAAAGCCAAGCTGAAGAAGAACCCGACAGATCTCTCTCTGGTGTCCGGCCTCATCTCCCACCTCCTCAG gggcttctcctccctcttgcTGGATGCTGAGGGACTGTTGACACCAGCACCTGGGGGCCGGAAACTgaggtcctcccagagcctgtactgCATGGCCTCCGTCCAGGAGAACAAGGTGAACTTGCAACACAGCCTGTCCACGGCGCCCCTGAGTGAGGACCTGGCAACAGAGAGCAGCCCGCAGGAAGGGACGGCTGCCCGCCTGGCCGACAGAGAGAGCTCCTTTGAGGACCTGGAACGGTTCCTGGCAGCGCCCGAGAGCTGGCCCACTGGCCCcccagcggagccccaggccccagctgagaAGAGGGCCTCTCTGCAGGAGCAGCTGAAAGCCATCGTGAAGGACATTCACAACTCATTGG acaggctgctctccctggccctgctggCTTTTGAGGGCCTGAACACCGCCTCCTCCAAGGACCAGTGCCTGGCGCGCATTGAGGAAGCCTTCTTCTCGCCTCTCTGGGCCCCCCTGCTAGCCCTCTACAG GAGGGTCTACCAGGCCCGGGAGGTGGCCCTGTCCAGGAGCATGGAGCGCCACAGGAACATGCCCCCTTCGGAAATAGGCGTCTCCGCTAACCTCTTCCCCCAGGACGGCGAGGGCCGCGTTGCAGGTTCCTACCCTTACAGCACGGCggtgcaggagctggggctgatCCTTCTGGAGAGCTGCCCGCAGAGGAAGCTGGAGTGCATTG TGCGAGCCCTTCGTGTCATCTGCGAGTGTGCCGAGGAGTACTGCACTGCCCGGGAAAGCTGGCCCCAGCCCGGGTCCGCAGCCAT TGGTGCCGACGACCTCTTGCCCATCCTGTCCTACGTGGTGCTGAAGAGCGACCTCCCCCAGCTGGTGGCGGAGTGTGCGGCGCTGGAGGAGTTTATCCACGAAGG GTACCTGATCGGCGAGGAGGGTTACTGCCTGACATCCCTGCAGAGTGCTCTGTCCTATGTGGAGTCCTTGCACGGGGGAGTCCTGGTGAAGTAA
- the VPS9D1 gene encoding VPS9 domain-containing protein 1 isoform X1: MAAGGDGAVKPLQSAMKLAAGAIELDTGNRPREAYVEYLKSISYISQALLEEAAKGGSDAVTPDTPKMLKLAEQCLERAKSSTAVLGKVKPAAHERGPSPAPISRHRRVFSDEGGKLSPFLPPEIFQKLQITKAQGTKKELTPLEEASLQNQKLRAAYEARVARLNPSQAVQKTSLTLTLQRQMMENLVIAKAREETLQRKMEERRLRLQEAANRRFSSNIALTPEEQEQRALYAAILEYEQDHEWPKLWKAKLKKNPTDLSLVSGLISHLLSFPEHPIPQLLTKLQHAIYSRLYPIVSQNLADLSTASRGFSSLLLDAEGLLTPAPGGRKLRSSQSLYCMASVQENKVNLQHSLSTAPLSEDLATESSPQEGTAARLADRESSFEDLERFLAAPESWPTGPPAEPQAPAEKRASLQEQLKAIVKDIHNSLDRLLSLALLAFEGLNTASSKDQCLARIEEAFFSPLWAPLLALYRRVYQAREVALSRSMERHRNMPPSEIGVSANLFPQDGEGRVAGSYPYSTAVQELGLILLESCPQRKLECIVRALRVICECAEEYCTARESWPQPGSAAIGADDLLPILSYVVLKSDLPQLVAECAALEEFIHEGYLIGEEGYCLTSLQSALSYVESLHGGVLVK, translated from the exons ATGGCCGCCGGCGGGGACGGGGCTGTGAAGCCGCTGCAAAGCGCCATGAAGCTGGCGGCCGGGGCGATCGAGCTGGACACCGGGAACCGGCCGCGG GAGGCCTACGTGGAGTACCTGAAGAGCATCAGCTACATTTCCCAGGCCCTGCTGGAGGAAGCAGCGAAAG GTGGGAGCGATGCCGTGACACCCGACACCCCAAAGATGCTGAAGCTCGCTGAGCAGTGCTTGGAGCGAGCCAAGTCCAGCACCGCTGTGCTTG ggAAGGTGAAGCCAGCAGCCCACGAGAggggccccagccctgctcccatctCTAGGCACCGCAGGGTCTTCTCAGATGAGGGGGGGAAGctgtctcccttcctccccccggaGATCTTCCAGAAGCTGCAGATCACCAAAGCTCAGGGCACTAAAAA GGAGCTCACCCCGCTGGAGGAGGCATCGCTGCAGAACCAGAAGCTGAGAGCTGCTTACGAGGCCCGGGTGGCACGGCTGAACCCCAGCCAGGCTGTGCAGAAGACTTCCCTG ACGCTGACCCTTCAGCGGCAGATGATGGAGAACCTGGTGATTGCCAAAGCCCGGGAGGAGACG cttcagaggaagatggagGAGCGCAGGCTGCGGCTGCAGGAAGCTGCCAACAG GAGGTTCTCCAGCAACATCGCCCTCACCCCCGAGGAGCAGGAGCAAAGGGCGCTCTATGCTGCCATCCTGGAGTACGAGCAAGATCAT GAGTGGCCGAAGCTCTGGAAAGCCAAGCTGAAGAAGAACCCGACAGATCTCTCTCTGGTGTCCGGCCTCATCTCCCACCTCCTCAG CTTCCCCGAGCACCCCATTCCCCAGCTGTTGACGAAACTCCAGCATGCGATCTACAGCAGGCTCTACCCCATTGTGAGCCAGAACCTCGCTGACCTCAGCACTGCTTCCAGgggcttctcctccctcttgcTGGATGCTGAGGGACTGTTGACACCAGCACCTGGGGGCCGGAAACTgaggtcctcccagagcctgtactgCATGGCCTCCGTCCAGGAGAACAAGGTGAACTTGCAACACAGCCTGTCCACGGCGCCCCTGAGTGAGGACCTGGCAACAGAGAGCAGCCCGCAGGAAGGGACGGCTGCCCGCCTGGCCGACAGAGAGAGCTCCTTTGAGGACCTGGAACGGTTCCTGGCAGCGCCCGAGAGCTGGCCCACTGGCCCcccagcggagccccaggccccagctgagaAGAGGGCCTCTCTGCAGGAGCAGCTGAAAGCCATCGTGAAGGACATTCACAACTCATTGG acaggctgctctccctggccctgctggCTTTTGAGGGCCTGAACACCGCCTCCTCCAAGGACCAGTGCCTGGCGCGCATTGAGGAAGCCTTCTTCTCGCCTCTCTGGGCCCCCCTGCTAGCCCTCTACAG GAGGGTCTACCAGGCCCGGGAGGTGGCCCTGTCCAGGAGCATGGAGCGCCACAGGAACATGCCCCCTTCGGAAATAGGCGTCTCCGCTAACCTCTTCCCCCAGGACGGCGAGGGCCGCGTTGCAGGTTCCTACCCTTACAGCACGGCggtgcaggagctggggctgatCCTTCTGGAGAGCTGCCCGCAGAGGAAGCTGGAGTGCATTG TGCGAGCCCTTCGTGTCATCTGCGAGTGTGCCGAGGAGTACTGCACTGCCCGGGAAAGCTGGCCCCAGCCCGGGTCCGCAGCCAT TGGTGCCGACGACCTCTTGCCCATCCTGTCCTACGTGGTGCTGAAGAGCGACCTCCCCCAGCTGGTGGCGGAGTGTGCGGCGCTGGAGGAGTTTATCCACGAAGG GTACCTGATCGGCGAGGAGGGTTACTGCCTGACATCCCTGCAGAGTGCTCTGTCCTATGTGGAGTCCTTGCACGGGGGAGTCCTGGTGAAGTAA
- the VPS9D1 gene encoding VPS9 domain-containing protein 1 isoform X2, giving the protein MAAGGDGAVKPLQSAMKLAAGAIELDTGNRPREAYVEYLKSISYISQALLEEAAKGGSDAVTPDTPKMLKLAEQCLERAKSSTAVLGKVKPAAHERGPSPAPISRHRRVFSDEGGKLSPFLPPEIFQKLQITKAQGTKKELTPLEEASLQNQKLRAAYEARVARLNPSQAVQKTSLTLTLQRQMMENLVIAKAREETLQRKMEERRLRLQEAANRRFSSNIALTPEEQEQRALYAAILEYEQDHEWPKLWKAKLKKNPTDLSLVSGLISHLLSFPEHPIPQLLTKLQHAIYSRLYPIVSQNLADLSTASRGFSSLLLDAEGLLTPAPGGRKLRSSQSLYCMASVQENKVNLQHSLSTAPLSEDLATESSPQEGTAARLADRESSFEDLERFLAAPESWPTGPPAEPQAPAEKRASLQEQLKAIVKDIHNSLDRLLSLALLAFEGLNTASSKDQCLARIEEAFFSPLWAPLLALYRRVYQAREVALSRSMERHRNMPPSEIGVSANLFPQDGEGRVAGSYPYSTAVQELGLILLESCPQRKLECIVRALRVICECAEEYCTARESWPQPGSAAIGADDLLPILSYVVLKSDLPQLVAECAALEEFIHEGGAEPITTQDQI; this is encoded by the exons ATGGCCGCCGGCGGGGACGGGGCTGTGAAGCCGCTGCAAAGCGCCATGAAGCTGGCGGCCGGGGCGATCGAGCTGGACACCGGGAACCGGCCGCGG GAGGCCTACGTGGAGTACCTGAAGAGCATCAGCTACATTTCCCAGGCCCTGCTGGAGGAAGCAGCGAAAG GTGGGAGCGATGCCGTGACACCCGACACCCCAAAGATGCTGAAGCTCGCTGAGCAGTGCTTGGAGCGAGCCAAGTCCAGCACCGCTGTGCTTG ggAAGGTGAAGCCAGCAGCCCACGAGAggggccccagccctgctcccatctCTAGGCACCGCAGGGTCTTCTCAGATGAGGGGGGGAAGctgtctcccttcctccccccggaGATCTTCCAGAAGCTGCAGATCACCAAAGCTCAGGGCACTAAAAA GGAGCTCACCCCGCTGGAGGAGGCATCGCTGCAGAACCAGAAGCTGAGAGCTGCTTACGAGGCCCGGGTGGCACGGCTGAACCCCAGCCAGGCTGTGCAGAAGACTTCCCTG ACGCTGACCCTTCAGCGGCAGATGATGGAGAACCTGGTGATTGCCAAAGCCCGGGAGGAGACG cttcagaggaagatggagGAGCGCAGGCTGCGGCTGCAGGAAGCTGCCAACAG GAGGTTCTCCAGCAACATCGCCCTCACCCCCGAGGAGCAGGAGCAAAGGGCGCTCTATGCTGCCATCCTGGAGTACGAGCAAGATCAT GAGTGGCCGAAGCTCTGGAAAGCCAAGCTGAAGAAGAACCCGACAGATCTCTCTCTGGTGTCCGGCCTCATCTCCCACCTCCTCAG CTTCCCCGAGCACCCCATTCCCCAGCTGTTGACGAAACTCCAGCATGCGATCTACAGCAGGCTCTACCCCATTGTGAGCCAGAACCTCGCTGACCTCAGCACTGCTTCCAGgggcttctcctccctcttgcTGGATGCTGAGGGACTGTTGACACCAGCACCTGGGGGCCGGAAACTgaggtcctcccagagcctgtactgCATGGCCTCCGTCCAGGAGAACAAGGTGAACTTGCAACACAGCCTGTCCACGGCGCCCCTGAGTGAGGACCTGGCAACAGAGAGCAGCCCGCAGGAAGGGACGGCTGCCCGCCTGGCCGACAGAGAGAGCTCCTTTGAGGACCTGGAACGGTTCCTGGCAGCGCCCGAGAGCTGGCCCACTGGCCCcccagcggagccccaggccccagctgagaAGAGGGCCTCTCTGCAGGAGCAGCTGAAAGCCATCGTGAAGGACATTCACAACTCATTGG acaggctgctctccctggccctgctggCTTTTGAGGGCCTGAACACCGCCTCCTCCAAGGACCAGTGCCTGGCGCGCATTGAGGAAGCCTTCTTCTCGCCTCTCTGGGCCCCCCTGCTAGCCCTCTACAG GAGGGTCTACCAGGCCCGGGAGGTGGCCCTGTCCAGGAGCATGGAGCGCCACAGGAACATGCCCCCTTCGGAAATAGGCGTCTCCGCTAACCTCTTCCCCCAGGACGGCGAGGGCCGCGTTGCAGGTTCCTACCCTTACAGCACGGCggtgcaggagctggggctgatCCTTCTGGAGAGCTGCCCGCAGAGGAAGCTGGAGTGCATTG TGCGAGCCCTTCGTGTCATCTGCGAGTGTGCCGAGGAGTACTGCACTGCCCGGGAAAGCTGGCCCCAGCCCGGGTCCGCAGCCAT TGGTGCCGACGACCTCTTGCCCATCCTGTCCTACGTGGTGCTGAAGAGCGACCTCCCCCAGCTGGTGGCGGAGTGTGCGGCGCTGGAGGAGTTTATCCACGAAGG GGGGGCAGAACCCATCACAACACAGGACCAGATCTAG